In Armatimonadota bacterium, a single genomic region encodes these proteins:
- a CDS encoding polysaccharide deacetylase family protein — protein sequence MKNRSTHLRRAALRGALFVCVASLGAARAEDGYARETLNGLALLRAGDPAGAAVALGRAIRYDANDPTAWITFGAVLLDTSNVTAARGCFQRAGRLDPSSPHAPLGLALCAMADGKNGDPARLLAQSASRGSGAASALATYLDALNGRQFQPPAASGAFSSALTAFAARKSGAEPDWGSALPLTFAPVHWPLTASFDAKRPLEIRWQSNPRIQRPPREPVEAVSGSSVLKAPGSSALATASFDIDGSLASFTNVSPFEWTWDTGQWPDGWHFVHATAVTTSGSTVTRDRWVATSNAHKSPPRAYPELKDVAVLLDQALAVQPDVRYLHFALAKSALAQRRPEDARAQLEDVVAEDPRYLDAAHLLRGLSAAARPLEIWRGDRASKRVALTFDDGPDPRHTPQLLDVLDRLKIPATFFVVGKQAAAYPDTIKRMARAGYEIENHTWNHRNLNRLSAADALRELASTKRLIAGLTGAPTRYFRPPGGNIGKAAHLAGRALGLPAVMWTFASGKSEGLPLEDMVPRFVHAAKPGSIYLIHNGTEKIEELLPLVVQALHARGYEFVRLDALAP from the coding sequence ATGAAAAACCGATCAACCCATTTGAGACGCGCCGCGCTCCGCGGCGCGTTGTTTGTGTGCGTGGCGTCGCTCGGGGCGGCGCGTGCCGAAGACGGCTATGCGCGCGAGACGCTGAACGGCCTGGCCTTGCTCAGGGCGGGTGATCCGGCCGGCGCGGCTGTTGCCCTGGGACGCGCGATACGGTATGACGCCAACGACCCGACGGCGTGGATCACCTTCGGCGCCGTGCTCCTCGACACGTCCAACGTAACGGCCGCCCGCGGTTGCTTCCAGCGCGCAGGACGCCTGGACCCGTCATCGCCGCACGCCCCCCTCGGCCTTGCGCTCTGCGCCATGGCCGACGGCAAGAACGGCGATCCGGCGCGCCTTCTTGCCCAGTCCGCATCCCGGGGCTCCGGCGCCGCCTCGGCCCTGGCAACCTATCTGGACGCACTAAACGGCCGGCAATTCCAGCCACCCGCCGCGAGCGGCGCGTTCTCGTCCGCTCTCACGGCGTTCGCGGCGCGAAAATCGGGCGCGGAACCCGACTGGGGGTCGGCGCTCCCACTGACCTTCGCGCCGGTCCACTGGCCCCTCACCGCGTCGTTTGACGCCAAGCGCCCTCTGGAAATCCGCTGGCAGTCCAACCCGCGAATTCAACGCCCGCCGCGCGAGCCGGTGGAAGCGGTTTCAGGCTCCTCGGTGCTGAAGGCGCCGGGCTCAAGCGCCCTGGCCACCGCCAGCTTCGACATCGACGGCTCCCTGGCGTCGTTCACAAACGTCTCGCCGTTCGAGTGGACTTGGGACACCGGCCAGTGGCCGGACGGCTGGCACTTTGTTCATGCGACCGCGGTCACCACTTCCGGGTCAACTGTAACGCGCGACCGATGGGTGGCGACCTCGAACGCGCACAAATCGCCTCCCCGCGCCTATCCGGAACTCAAGGACGTCGCGGTGCTGTTGGACCAAGCGCTTGCGGTGCAGCCCGACGTGCGTTACCTGCATTTCGCCCTGGCGAAATCCGCCCTCGCCCAGCGCAGGCCGGAGGACGCCCGTGCCCAGCTGGAGGACGTGGTCGCCGAGGACCCCCGCTATCTCGACGCTGCCCACCTCTTGCGCGGACTGTCCGCCGCGGCGCGGCCACTGGAGATATGGCGCGGCGATCGGGCGTCGAAGCGCGTGGCCCTCACGTTTGATGACGGCCCGGACCCCCGCCATACGCCGCAACTGCTCGATGTGCTCGATCGGCTCAAAATCCCGGCGACCTTTTTCGTTGTCGGGAAGCAGGCGGCCGCTTATCCGGACACCATCAAACGGATGGCGCGGGCCGGCTACGAGATCGAGAATCACACTTGGAACCACCGAAATCTGAACCGCCTGTCCGCCGCGGACGCTCTTCGCGAACTGGCCTCCACAAAGCGGCTGATCGCCGGCCTTACCGGCGCTCCCACCCGATACTTTCGCCCGCCCGGTGGCAATATCGGCAAGGCCGCCCACCTCGCCGGCCGGGCGTTGGGTCTGCCGGCAGTAATGTGGACCTTCGCCAGCGGCAAGAGCGAAGGGCTGCCCCTCGAGGATATGGTCCCGCGCTTTGTCCACGCCGCGAAACCGGGATCCATCTACCTCATTCACAACGGAACTGAGAAGATTGAGGAATTGCTGCCCCTCGTGGTCCAGGCGCTTCACGCGAGGGGATATGAGTTCGTCCGCCTCGATGCGCTGGCGCCATAG
- the dnaG gene encoding DNA primase produces MDSKEEIRSRLDIVDYISAYVRLTKKGKNYLGLCPFHSEKTPSFNVNREQQWYKCFGCGEGGDIFKFVMKTDSLTFREALERLADKAGVKLEDRGPSAPSADKKERARAMHQEAARFYAERLWNTPAALEYARQRGLRDESIRDFGVGWAPDEWEALTGHLAHIGWTGRDVYEAGLASTREGSSTYYDRFRGRLMFPIFDIQNRVIAFGGRIVGDGEPKYLNSSESAIFYKSGTLYALNFANKPITEQDRVLVMEGYMDVIAAHQAGFGIAVATLGTSLTPEHVAMLARKTKHVILSYDGDSAGVKATLRAGPMFEDAGMDLRLLILPDGHDPDSYIKQHGSAEFAARLNDAVPLMDFQLSNLRAGYDLATSEGRTEYVNACLPVLVTLRSNVTRDRYVRHLAELWAQGDMSRVAYREEDIRRDLASLQRRKLAEQRAKWHSPQGQTPAPGTLTRYEEPASRPEPASGISMAERVVLRALLLEPELVRPLHIQAEEFSEGPHRQIATLALQTEAGEPSPLSDVTSLPDALARIVTELSLMESPPIAAVEVEQAINKVRIRARQRRLAELSAYIDTLERLDPNDPMVQEWKTLQTQPRASDPTRLG; encoded by the coding sequence ATGGATTCCAAGGAAGAGATCCGCAGCAGGCTCGACATCGTGGATTACATCTCCGCGTACGTGCGCCTCACAAAGAAGGGTAAGAACTACCTCGGACTCTGCCCGTTCCACAGTGAGAAGACACCGTCGTTCAACGTCAATCGCGAGCAGCAATGGTACAAATGTTTCGGCTGCGGCGAGGGCGGAGACATCTTCAAGTTCGTCATGAAGACGGACAGCCTCACCTTCCGCGAAGCCCTCGAGCGCCTTGCCGACAAGGCGGGAGTCAAGCTCGAGGACCGAGGACCGTCCGCACCCAGCGCGGATAAGAAGGAGCGCGCCCGCGCCATGCACCAGGAGGCCGCCCGCTTCTACGCGGAACGCCTCTGGAACACGCCCGCGGCCCTCGAGTATGCCCGCCAGCGCGGCCTTCGCGATGAGTCGATCCGTGATTTTGGAGTCGGATGGGCCCCTGACGAGTGGGAAGCGCTGACAGGGCACCTGGCGCATATCGGCTGGACCGGGCGCGACGTCTATGAGGCCGGTCTGGCATCTACGCGCGAAGGCTCATCCACGTATTACGACCGTTTTCGCGGACGCCTCATGTTCCCCATCTTCGACATCCAGAACCGCGTCATCGCCTTCGGCGGTCGCATCGTCGGCGACGGCGAACCCAAGTACCTGAACTCCTCCGAGTCCGCAATCTTCTACAAATCCGGAACGCTCTACGCGCTCAACTTCGCGAATAAGCCCATCACGGAGCAAGACCGCGTCCTCGTGATGGAAGGCTACATGGACGTCATCGCCGCGCATCAGGCCGGCTTCGGGATCGCCGTCGCCACGCTCGGGACATCCCTCACGCCGGAACACGTAGCGATGCTCGCCCGGAAGACGAAACACGTGATCCTCTCCTACGACGGTGATTCCGCCGGCGTAAAGGCCACGCTCCGAGCCGGCCCGATGTTCGAAGACGCCGGAATGGACCTCCGCCTCCTGATCCTGCCGGACGGGCACGACCCGGATTCCTACATCAAACAGCATGGCTCCGCCGAATTCGCGGCCCGCCTTAACGACGCCGTACCGCTGATGGACTTCCAGCTATCCAACCTCAGAGCCGGCTACGACCTCGCGACCTCCGAGGGGCGCACCGAATACGTCAATGCATGCCTGCCTGTCCTGGTCACGCTCAGAAGCAACGTAACCCGCGACCGCTATGTCCGCCACCTTGCCGAGCTCTGGGCACAGGGCGATATGTCGCGCGTCGCGTACCGCGAGGAGGACATCCGGCGCGACCTTGCTTCGCTGCAGCGCCGGAAGCTGGCGGAACAGCGCGCCAAGTGGCATTCGCCCCAGGGACAGACACCGGCCCCCGGAACCCTGACGCGTTACGAGGAACCCGCGTCCCGCCCGGAACCTGCGTCAGGAATCTCCATGGCCGAACGTGTCGTACTCCGGGCACTACTTCTCGAGCCCGAATTGGTACGTCCCTTGCACATCCAGGCAGAGGAGTTCTCTGAGGGGCCCCATCGCCAAATCGCCACGCTGGCGCTTCAGACAGAAGCCGGTGAGCCCAGCCCGCTGTCCGACGTGACGAGCCTGCCGGACGCGCTGGCCAGGATCGTCACGGAGCTCTCATTGATGGAGTCACCGCCTATTGCTGCCGTCGAAGTGGAACAGGCGATCAACAAAGTGCGCATCCGCGCAAGACAACGCCGCCTCGCCGAACTATCCGCCTACATCGATACGCTGGAGCGGCTCGATCCGAATGACCCGATGGTCCAGGAGTGGAAAACGCTCCAGACCCAGCCCAGGGCGTCGGATCCGACCCGCCTCGGTTAG
- a CDS encoding sigma-70 family RNA polymerase sigma factor, which translates to MPRQTSRLPELDSAAVPPAEGPVNGPARDPLDERPPIGSERAPSPAEMELGEERVSVDNEPLDDVVRMWLREAGRTPLLAIDDEVTLGKHIERGIRAAEALADKSSNMTNSQRRTLLLLVERGHAARAHLTSANLRLVVALAKRYLNRGLTFGDLIQEGNIGLLRAVEKYDHRRGYRFSTYATWWIRQAITRSIADHGRTIRVPVHMMDCIARFARAQNQLSQTLGRDPTIEEIAFELEVPVDRAKEIASIIPEPMSLETPLGEDDEAHLGDFLVDSDASSPMDILYRGARRDQLEMLLEDVLSERERQVLGLRYGLTDGVSHTLEEVGLAVGVTRERIRQIEARAMKKLRHPSRSSRLRDIME; encoded by the coding sequence ATGCCGCGTCAGACATCGCGATTGCCGGAACTCGATTCCGCCGCCGTTCCGCCGGCTGAAGGGCCGGTGAACGGCCCCGCCCGCGATCCGCTCGATGAACGGCCGCCGATCGGCAGCGAGCGCGCACCATCCCCGGCCGAAATGGAACTCGGTGAGGAGCGCGTGTCGGTGGACAACGAACCGCTCGACGACGTTGTCCGCATGTGGCTGCGCGAGGCGGGCCGCACGCCGCTCCTCGCCATCGATGATGAGGTCACGCTCGGCAAACATATCGAACGCGGGATCCGCGCCGCGGAAGCGCTGGCGGACAAGTCTTCGAACATGACGAACTCCCAGCGCCGGACCCTGCTCCTCCTCGTCGAGCGCGGCCACGCGGCAAGGGCACACCTGACCAGCGCCAATCTGCGCCTCGTCGTTGCCCTCGCCAAACGGTATCTCAACCGCGGGCTCACATTTGGCGACCTCATCCAGGAGGGCAATATCGGCCTCCTGCGGGCTGTCGAAAAATACGACCACCGCCGCGGATACAGGTTCAGCACCTACGCCACGTGGTGGATACGCCAGGCAATCACCCGTTCCATCGCCGACCACGGGCGGACCATCCGCGTGCCGGTCCACATGATGGATTGCATCGCCCGCTTCGCCCGCGCCCAGAACCAGTTATCGCAAACCCTCGGCCGCGATCCGACAATCGAGGAAATCGCTTTCGAGCTCGAAGTGCCCGTGGACCGCGCCAAGGAAATCGCATCGATCATCCCGGAACCCATGTCGCTCGAAACGCCACTCGGCGAAGATGATGAGGCGCACCTCGGAGACTTTCTCGTTGATTCGGACGCCTCTTCGCCGATGGACATCCTCTACCGAGGCGCACGGCGAGACCAACTGGAGATGCTTCTGGAGGATGTGCTCAGCGAACGCGAGCGTCAGGTTCTTGGTCTCCGCTACGGGCTCACGGACGGCGTCTCCCATACGCTGGAGGAAGTGGGCCTGGCCGTTGGCGTCACGCGCGAGCGCATCCGCCAGATCGAGGCCCGCGCGATGAAGAAGCTTCGCCATCCCAGCCGCTCCAGCCGCCTGCGCGACATCATGGAGTGA
- a CDS encoding glycoside hydrolase family 172 protein, producing MDGFNGLGMGLHSISRLSKAQTRSISAENFKGEKGKGGMAMPPPGRGAARDLGQGWKVSPCITVPAKSIATIAEIDGPGAIQHIWSTVHPDWWRRLVLRIYWDGEETPSVETPIGDFFCNGWCQRANVNSLPIAVNPAGGFNSYWEMPFRKSARITIENLWDEDCGGYFYQVDYTLTEVPSDSAYFHAQWRRNNPLPYKEVHTILDGVKGWGHYVGTYLAWGVNNNNWWGEGEIKFYMDGDGAFPTICGTGTEDYFGGAWDWEQPQGQYCLYSTPFTGLTQVIKGDGLYQCNQRFSIYRWHVMDPIRFEQDLKVTIQALGWRSGGRYLPMQDDISSTAFWYQAEPHAVFPTLPDRDYLEVI from the coding sequence ATGGACGGATTCAACGGGCTTGGGATGGGCCTGCACAGTATTTCGCGGCTCTCAAAGGCGCAAACGCGAAGCATCAGCGCGGAGAACTTCAAAGGGGAAAAGGGTAAGGGCGGAATGGCCATGCCGCCGCCAGGCAGAGGCGCCGCCCGTGATCTGGGCCAGGGCTGGAAGGTGTCACCCTGCATCACCGTCCCGGCGAAGTCCATCGCCACCATTGCGGAGATCGATGGCCCGGGCGCGATCCAGCATATTTGGAGTACTGTGCACCCGGACTGGTGGCGCCGTCTGGTGCTGCGCATCTATTGGGATGGTGAAGAGACGCCCAGCGTGGAAACGCCGATCGGCGACTTCTTCTGCAACGGATGGTGCCAGAGGGCGAACGTAAACAGTCTGCCGATCGCCGTGAACCCGGCTGGCGGGTTCAACTCTTATTGGGAGATGCCGTTCCGAAAATCCGCCCGCATCACGATCGAGAACCTGTGGGATGAGGACTGCGGCGGCTATTTCTATCAGGTCGACTACACCCTGACCGAGGTGCCTTCTGATTCGGCGTATTTCCACGCGCAATGGCGTCGCAACAACCCGCTGCCGTACAAGGAAGTGCACACGATCCTCGACGGAGTGAAGGGCTGGGGGCATTACGTCGGCACGTACCTGGCGTGGGGCGTGAACAACAACAACTGGTGGGGTGAAGGCGAGATCAAGTTCTATATGGACGGTGACGGCGCGTTCCCGACCATCTGCGGAACCGGCACCGAGGACTATTTCGGCGGAGCGTGGGACTGGGAGCAACCGCAGGGGCAGTACTGCCTCTACAGCACGCCATTCACGGGCTTGACGCAAGTTATCAAGGGTGACGGCCTCTACCAGTGCAACCAGCGGTTCAGCATCTACCGATGGCACGTAATGGACCCGATCCGCTTCGAGCAGGATTTGAAGGTCACGATCCAGGCGCTGGGATGGCGCTCGGGCGGGCGTTACCTGCCAATGCAGGACGACATCAGCAGCACGGCGTTCTGGTATCAGGCGGAGCCGCACGCCGTTTTCCCGACGCTTCCGGATCGCGACTATCTGGAAGTGATCTAG